One stretch of Sporocytophaga myxococcoides DSM 11118 DNA includes these proteins:
- a CDS encoding glycosyltransferase family 4 protein — MKVLFVVYEFKDFVSGGLSRVINGIAPELCKLTELDVLHIYPSYFGINLYDVYRCNKTNYAVPFKRMRLVTKNNIIKHIEKENYDIIHFFYVLDLMADVMNELKSKSHKSKLIYSVHNLVKKEASIRRNPDGLTDCEKRIFELSDMIHLLNKSSHSYFKMCYPQFSKSDNISIIPNGLDKKSFHNKDDSFLQSLKNKIGPDKKIIFSSSRWAHGKGLEFLLDSMEVLLKKRDDVVLILAGRKTKSWETEGDKYVRMIDDKVARIKDAVIVLGWIDEAQRNSLFELTDLFVMPSELEYFSYGSLEPLFCGVPLLQSKIDCLEEFLVDGEDCLFFNPRDSYDLFLKIETMLDNSKQSLLTARNGSLKVKTNFIWSDIAIKYKEMYQSALNPVQDQ; from the coding sequence GTGAAAGTACTTTTTGTTGTATATGAGTTTAAGGATTTTGTTTCGGGTGGCTTAAGTCGTGTGATTAATGGCATAGCTCCTGAATTATGCAAACTGACTGAGCTTGACGTTCTTCATATTTATCCTTCCTATTTTGGAATTAACTTATATGATGTATATAGGTGCAACAAGACCAACTATGCAGTACCTTTTAAAAGGATGAGATTGGTGACGAAGAATAACATCATAAAGCATATCGAAAAAGAAAACTATGATATTATTCATTTTTTCTATGTGCTGGATCTGATGGCTGATGTTATGAATGAGTTGAAAAGTAAATCTCACAAAAGCAAATTGATTTATAGCGTTCATAATCTTGTTAAAAAGGAGGCATCAATAAGGAGAAACCCTGATGGTTTGACAGATTGTGAGAAAAGAATATTTGAACTTTCGGATATGATCCATCTCCTGAATAAATCTTCCCATTCATATTTTAAAATGTGTTATCCACAGTTTTCAAAGAGTGATAATATTTCAATTATCCCCAATGGATTGGACAAGAAATCATTTCATAATAAAGATGATTCATTTCTACAATCATTAAAAAATAAAATTGGTCCTGATAAGAAGATCATATTTTCATCATCCAGATGGGCCCATGGAAAGGGACTTGAGTTTCTTTTAGATTCAATGGAAGTACTTCTTAAAAAGAGAGATGATGTCGTTTTGATATTAGCAGGAAGGAAAACTAAAAGCTGGGAAACAGAGGGGGATAAATATGTCAGAATGATCGATGATAAAGTTGCGAGAATTAAAGATGCTGTAATAGTATTAGGTTGGATTGATGAGGCCCAGAGAAATTCACTCTTTGAACTTACTGATTTATTTGTAATGCCAAGTGAACTGGAATACTTTTCTTATGGGTCATTGGAGCCATTGTTTTGTGGAGTACCTCTTTTACAATCAAAAATAGATTGTCTGGAAGAGTTTCTGGTTGATGGAGAAGATTGTTTATTTTTTAATCCAAGAGATAGTTATGATTTGTTTCTAAAAATTGAAACCATGCTAGATAATAGCAAACAATCATTGTTAACAGCCAGAAATGGAAGCTTGAAAGTAAAAACGAATTTTATATGGTCTGACATAGCAATTAAGTATAAGGAAATGTATCAAAGCGCATTAAACCCTGTACAAGATCAATGA